One Campylobacter concisus DNA segment encodes these proteins:
- the murI gene encoding glutamate racemase, whose amino-acid sequence MKIGIFDSGLGGLSVLNEALSKLSEHEFLYYADVKNVPYGQKSRDEILKFSFDAVKFLVKNGAKAVVIACNTATSVAIKELRANLSVPIIGMEPAVKKAHDLSHDDALKTLVIATPVTVNGTKLKELITNLNAKDKTELLALPRLVNFAEKAEFESENVKSYLKDELGKFDLSKFDFLVLGCTHFNYFKDSLREILPANISIIDGNEGTVKRLISELKLQISNSNLTPNVKFFYSGDEVCEQSELEKISRNLARLEKMRAIC is encoded by the coding sequence ATGAAGATAGGTATATTTGACTCAGGGCTTGGCGGACTTAGCGTCTTAAACGAAGCTTTAAGCAAGCTTAGTGAGCATGAATTTTTATATTACGCAGACGTGAAAAATGTCCCATACGGACAAAAGAGCAGAGATGAAATTTTAAAATTTAGCTTTGATGCGGTGAAATTTCTTGTTAAAAATGGGGCAAAAGCTGTCGTGATAGCTTGCAACACAGCTACAAGTGTTGCAATAAAAGAGCTTAGAGCAAATTTAAGCGTGCCGATCATAGGCATGGAGCCAGCTGTAAAAAAGGCTCACGATCTAAGCCATGATGACGCCCTAAAAACGCTTGTCATAGCCACTCCAGTCACGGTAAATGGCACAAAACTAAAAGAGCTGATCACAAATTTAAACGCAAAAGATAAAACCGAGCTGCTAGCTCTGCCTCGCCTTGTAAATTTCGCTGAAAAGGCTGAGTTTGAGAGCGAAAACGTGAAGTCATATCTAAAAGATGAGCTAGGTAAATTTGATCTAAGTAAATTTGACTTTTTGGTGCTTGGCTGTACACATTTTAACTATTTCAAAGATAGCTTAAGAGAAATTTTGCCAGCAAATATAAGCATAATAGACGGCAACGAAGGGACGGTAAAGCGCCTCATAAGTGAGCTTAAACTTCAAATTTCAAATTCAAATTTAACTCCAAATGTAAAATTTTTCTACTCAGGCGACGAGGTTTGCGAGCAAAGCGAGCTAGAGAAAATTTCAAGAAATTTAGCTCGCCTAGAAAAAATGAGAGCGATTTGCTAG